The DNA sequence TTTTGATATGGTGACCCCATGCCCATCAACTTAAAAATCTTCACTACCTTCAAGTGTAAAAAAACGTTATTCTTTCTAAACAAGCTGATTGAGAAAGGATGACGTTTTTTATGAATCTCTCGATTCAAGATGAATTACAACTATTTGCTGAAGAGCTTCATCAACATTTAACACCTTCTATTTTGGAAGAACTCGCGAGAGAATTGGGTTTTGTGAAAAGAAAACGAAAGTTTTCAGGGAATGAATTAGCTACAATTTGTATTTGGGTGAGTCAACGGATAGCGAGCGATTCTCTCGTTCGATTATGTAGCCAATTACATGCAGCCACAGGAATCCTCATGAGTCCTGAAGGACTCAATAAGCGCTTTAATAAAAAAGCTGTTAAGTTTTTAAAACATATTTTTTCTGCATTATGGCAAAGTAAAGTTTGCGAAACATCAGTAATTTCAAGCTCATCATTAACCTATTTTCAACGAATTCGTATTTTAGATGCAACGATTTTCCAAGTGCCGAAACATTTAGCTAGCGTGTATCCTGGATCGGGTGGTTGTGCCCAAACAGCCGGTATAAAGATTCAATTAGAATATGATTTACATAGTGGACAGTTTTTAAATTTTCAAGTTGAACCAGGGAAAAATAATGATAAGACCTTTGGAACAGAATGTTTAACGACTTTGCGGCCAGGGGATCTCTGTATTCGAGATTTAGGCTATTATTCACTGGAAGATTTAGATCAAATGGACCAACGTGGTGTGTATTATATATCACGGCTTAAATTAAACAATATGGTATATATCAAAAATGAGTTTCCTGAATACTTTCGAAATGGGACAGTTAAAAAACAGTCTCAACACATCAAAGTCGATTTAGAACACATTATGAATACCTTACAACCAGGGCAAGTTTATGAAATGAAAAATGCTTACATTGGAAGGGATAAAAAATTATTCACACGAGTTATCATCTATCGTTTAACCGAAAAACAACTTCATGAACGTAGAAAAAAGCAAGTGTATACCGAGAGTAAGAAGGGAATTACGTATTCTGAAAAGAGCAAACGATTAACTGGAATTAACATATATATTACCAATACACCTTGGGAAATTGTTCCGATGGAACAAGTACATGATTATTATACGCTCCGTTGGCAAATTGAGATTATCTTTAAAACTTGGAAATCATTATTTCAAATCCACCATTGGCACGATATCAAACAAGAACGATTAGAATGCCATGTTTATGGAAAATTGATTGCCATTTTTCTTTGTTCCTCTACAATGTTTAAAATGCGGCAACTAATTCTACAAAAAAAACAAAAAGAATTGAGTGAATATAAAGCGATTGGAATGATCCAAGATCATTTATACATTTTGTATCAAGCTATACGAGAAAACACCCAAAGAATAACAAAGATCCTAGTTCGCCTGTTTACCCTACTACAGAAAAACGGGCGGAAATCTCATCGATATGAGAAGAAAACAGTCTTTGATATTCTGGGTGTTGTCTATGAGTATAATCGATTGGAAAAACAAAAGAAAGCAGCATAATTTTTGAAACTATACCTACCAAGGTTTATTTGGCATGCTCATTTTTAAGGACAAAAAGTATTTTAAGAGTTTTTTAGTTCATTTGAACGAAAGTTTATTTTGTTTCCATCCTTAAGTTGATGGGCATGTATGGTGACCCCTATTATAACGTTAGGGCTCGAAACCCTTCTGGCTAATGAAAAGTTCATCTTCCGAAAAATACTGCCGCATTCGTTTATAAACCAATTGATAGACGGATGGATGATACCATTCTTCCATTTCTAGATTTCTATATAACGCTTGTAAGCCCATCCTGTGTGTTCGTTTACCACCGCTGCCGTCCCCCATAAAATAATCGTCAATACATACTCGGTTAACCAAGGGACGCAATATTTCAGCAAATCCCTCGCTACTTGGTAATACGGGTGCGATGGCAACCTGTGCAGGAATACCGAATTCAGCAAGCAGTTGGAGTGTTTTAAGTCTTGCTGGAATAGGGGGAGCGTAGGGCGTAAAATGCTTGCGAATATCTTCCCTATCGGTCTCTACTGTCATACTTACCCGAACTTTGGTTCCCAACTGTTGCAGCATCTTCATGTCCCTGCGGACAAGCGGGCTTCGTGTTTGAACAAGCAAGAAGTCCGGGGGATTGTCCACCATAATTTCCAGTAAAGACTGCGTAATTTTCTCCTTGTGTTCGATTGGTTGATAAGGGTCCGTACTGGATGACATGAAAATGGTGACCGGGCCTTTGGCCTTAGCTCTAAGTAATTCTTTTTGGAATGTGAGTGCAGCATCTTTTTTAAGGTTCTGTTGCAAAGTTTTCTAAAGTAAGCTAAACTCTGTAAAAAACAAACAAGGAGCGTAACAAATGGGATATTTTAAAGGAAAACAGTTCGAGAAAGATATTATCTTGGTAGCCGTTGGCTACTATTGTCGTTTTTCTTTAAGCTATCGCGATGTGTCTGAAATTCTCAAAGAACGTGGTATTTCTATTCATCCAACAACTATCATGCGCTGGGTTCATGAATATGGAAATCTTATCTATCAAATTTGGAAGAAGAAAAACAAAAACACATTGTTATCTTGGCGTTTGGATGAAACCTATATCAAAATTAAAGGAAAGTGGTGTTATTTATATCGAGCAATTGATAAAGAGGGACAAACACTTGATATTCAACTTCGTCAAAAACGAGACAAACAAGCAGCATATGCTTTTATGAAAAGACTCGCTCGAACTTTTGGAGAACCAACGGTTCTGACGACAGATAAGGCTCCTTCTTTAGCTTCCGCATTCAAAAAATTAAAGGAGATAGGTCTTTACAAAAATACCTTTCATCGTACAATAAAGTACCTCAATAATATCATCGAGCAAGATCATCGACATGTGAAACGTCGATTTTCCCGTTCCTTAGGCTTTCAAAGTCTTCGCCATGCCTCACGTACTATTAAAGGTATAGAAACTGTTCATGCCATATACAAACAAAAGCGAAGTCTTCAACCAAACTTCGTTTTTTCGACGTATAACGCATTACATGAATTATTAATAGTTTCATAAAACTGGTCCGCAATATTCCCCATCTCTTTATGTCTTCGGAAACTTTGCAACAGAACCCAGCTAGTACTGGAATCGTAACAGGATTTGCGTGGTCAACAAAAGGAATGGTTGTCGGAGTTGTTGGAGAATATATGCATATTATTGATATACCAGAGCTTGAAATTACGCCTGTATTTCAAGGGAAAGGTTTTGCATCTAGGTGTGAATTAACAGTGTCATTTCATATTTATCGTTCGATAATAACTGCATTTATGTTACTTATGTTCATGAGGAAACAACGATCTGTTAGCACAGAAAAATCTGTTCAAACATAAGGGGTGACAATGAAAAAAGAGAATTTTACTTATTTCGTTCACTCTCAGAAACTTTTTAAGTGCTTCTGTTTAATGAAGTGCTTTTTATTTTTGATGTCAAAAGAAGGTACAATGTAAGCGACGCACCTATTCAGTCTCAAAAACATAAGGTTTTTGAAACTTTTTATGTTTCATTTGAAGACAGCACTTTATAGGGGTATATGAAAGATTCGGTGAATGAACCGCCACATCTAAAAATTTTTCCAAATTCATAAAAAACAATTATAATCTCTTTACCAAAAACCATAATTTTTGTAACGTCTCCCATCTCATTCATATTTCCTTATTTATAAAGGTTTTTAAGTTACAAAAAATAGTTACCAAAAGTATTACAAAATACCTTTACAATAAATGAACCTTCGGTACAATGAAATTATATGATTGTACAGGAGGAAACAGATGATTATTGGTTATGCCCGTGTGTCTACTTTTGATCAAAGCCTAGACCGTCAGGTTCATTTACTTACTGAATACGGATGCGAAAAAATCATTCAAGAAAAATTTACTGGAACAATTCGAGAAAGACAGGGTCTTACAAAATTGTTTGATGTGATAAGAAAAGGAGATACTGTTGTAGTTGAAAGTATTTCACGTTTAGGGCGCAAAACACTAGACATCTTAAGTATTATTCAACAATTCGAAGAAACAGGGATTCAATTCCTATCATTGAAGGAGAATATGGATACAGGAACGCCTACAGGTAAAGCCATGTTGCAAATGATGTGTGTTATCGCAGAATTAGAAAGAAACTTAATTGCAGAACGGGTCAAAGAAGGATTGGAAGCAAGTAAAAAGCGTGGCAAAAAGTTAGGTAGGCCAAAATTAGAAAAAGAAAAGCTCTCGATTGCATTACGTATGTATGATAGTAAAGAATATTCCATTAAAGAAATTGTAGAAGGAACTGAAATATCCCAAGGTTCTCTCTATCGAGCAATCAATCAAAGAAAACTAGAAGAAACACAGAAGTAACAAATCTCTGTGTTTCTTCTTTTTAAATATATTTATTCAATCCAGCTTTTTCACTTCCTGATACGCCTTCTACCTTTTTAGATGCTTAGCCTTGTATTCTATAAAAAATAATGTAGAAAAGGGGATAAAAAATTGAAAACAAGAGAACTTCTTACTACATCACAAAGAGAAAGCTTCTATGGAATTCCTGAATATATGGACGAGAGAGAAATTTTACGCTATTACACAATATCTGATGAAGAATTACAAATTATAAATAAACAACGTGGAGCCGCTAATAGATTAGGTTTTGCAATACAAATCGCTTATTTACGTTTTCCAGGACGTCCCTTATCTGCAAATGAAAAAGTTCCAAATTTTATTGTACATACAATTGCTATACAACTAGGAATTTCACCTTCAGCTATAAAAAATTACGCACGCGGGCGGGATACAACTCGTCAAGAACATCTAATTAAAATTAGAAGTGCATTAGGATTTCGGACATTTACTTTGAAAGACTATCGAGAATTAGCACGTTGGCTTCTTCCTATTGCAATGAAAACGGATAAAGGGCACCTTTTGGTGGAAGCTCTTATTATAGAAATGAGAAAAAGAAAAATTATTCTTCCAGCGGTATATGCAGTTGAACATTTAGCATGGGCTGTACGTGAACGAGCACATAGAAGGATTTTCAAACAATTAACAAGAAATCTTACTTCTTCTCAATGTAAGCAACTAGACAAGTTATTAAGTGTAGGAAAAGGATACAAGTATTCGTATTTATCATGGCTCCGACAACCTCCAGGTGTTGTTTCTGTTAAAAATTTTCACAAGATTATGGATCGAATAGAGTTTATCCAAAATTTAATTCTACCTTTAGATAACGGAAGAGAAGTGCATCAGAATCGATTGCTACAGATGGCACGTGAAGGCTCACGTTATTCTAATCAACATTTATCTAGGTTTCATGAACGCAAACGACATGCGACTCTTATGGCCTTTCTCATTCATATTTATGCTTTTTTAACAGATCAAGGAATAGAGATGCTTGAGAAGCTAATGGGTAGAATGTTTAATCGTGGAGAAAAGATACATAAGGAACATTTTCAAAAGGATGGAAAAGCGATTAACGAAAAAGTTCGTTTGTACGCAAAAATTGGAAAGGCTTTAATTGAAGCAAAAGAATTAGAACAAGACCCTTTTGAATCTTTACAATCTATCATTTCATGGGAACAATTTGTACAATCAGTAGAACAGGCAGAAGAATTAGCTAGACCAGCAGAATTTGATTATTTAGAACTACTAGATAATCACTATGGACATTTTCGGAAGTTTGCACCCAGATTATTAAGAACTTATGTATTTAAAACCTCTAAGGCGAGCAATACTTTATTTCAGGCTCTAGAGATGTTGAAAGAAATCAATCTAACAGGAAAACGAAAAATCCCTGAAACAGCCCCGATGGATTTTCTTAAATCTAAATGGTTCAAGCATGTGATTAAAGAAAATGGTATTGATCGTCATTACTATGAGTTCGGTGTCTTTTCAGAATTATGTAATCATCTTCGCTCTGGGGATATGTGGGTTGTAGGAAGTAGACGGCTCTGGTGCAAACCTCGAATGCTGTCAAAATACACACAAAAATATGAGATTAATTACGAACATTCAATCTTTACAAAGTATAAAAATATGGATTTTTATACTAATTCCCGAACAACTCATTTACATAAAAATATAACATTCATGTTGGATTATCTACGTAATCGTTTTTG is a window from the Bacillus sp. DX3.1 genome containing:
- a CDS encoding IS6 family transposase; the protein is MGYFKGKQFEKDIILVAVGYYCRFSLSYRDVSEILKERGISIHPTTIMRWVHEYGNLIYQIWKKKNKNTLLSWRLDETYIKIKGKWCYLYRAIDKEGQTLDIQLRQKRDKQAAYAFMKRLARTFGEPTVLTTDKAPSLASAFKKLKEIGLYKNTFHRTIKYLNNIIEQDHRHVKRRFSRSLGFQSLRHASRTIKGIETVHAIYKQKRSLQPNFVFSTYNALHELLIVS
- a CDS encoding recombinase family protein encodes the protein MIIGYARVSTFDQSLDRQVHLLTEYGCEKIIQEKFTGTIRERQGLTKLFDVIRKGDTVVVESISRLGRKTLDILSIIQQFEETGIQFLSLKENMDTGTPTGKAMLQMMCVIAELERNLIAERVKEGLEASKKRGKKLGRPKLEKEKLSIALRMYDSKEYSIKEIVEGTEISQGSLYRAINQRKLEETQK
- a CDS encoding radical SAM protein produces the protein MQQNLKKDAALTFQKELLRAKAKGPVTIFMSSSTDPYQPIEHKEKITQSLLEIMVDNPPDFLLVQTRSPLVRRDMKMLQQLGTKVRVSMTVETDREDIRKHFTPYAPPIPARLKTLQLLAEFGIPAQVAIAPVLPSSEGFAEILRPLVNRVCIDDYFMGDGSGGKRTHRMGLQALYRNLEMEEWYHPSVYQLVYKRMRQYFSEDELFISQKGFEP
- a CDS encoding IS4 family transposase — its product is MNLSIQDELQLFAEELHQHLTPSILEELARELGFVKRKRKFSGNELATICIWVSQRIASDSLVRLCSQLHAATGILMSPEGLNKRFNKKAVKFLKHIFSALWQSKVCETSVISSSSLTYFQRIRILDATIFQVPKHLASVYPGSGGCAQTAGIKIQLEYDLHSGQFLNFQVEPGKNNDKTFGTECLTTLRPGDLCIRDLGYYSLEDLDQMDQRGVYYISRLKLNNMVYIKNEFPEYFRNGTVKKQSQHIKVDLEHIMNTLQPGQVYEMKNAYIGRDKKLFTRVIIYRLTEKQLHERRKKQVYTESKKGITYSEKSKRLTGINIYITNTPWEIVPMEQVHDYYTLRWQIEIIFKTWKSLFQIHHWHDIKQERLECHVYGKLIAIFLCSSTMFKMRQLILQKKQKELSEYKAIGMIQDHLYILYQAIRENTQRITKILVRLFTLLQKNGRKSHRYEKKTVFDILGVVYEYNRLEKQKKAA